The following proteins come from a genomic window of Proteiniphilum propionicum:
- a CDS encoding aminodeoxychorismate synthase component I — translation MLYSSTILLKDDMNKLAALGQPFFFVINYEQTEGYIVSDPLYQDEIFFKFPEAGRKPFSFSPTDTYFNIIPNNFETYKKRFDKLQTYLMQQKIFLANLTERTEIETELSLENIFALSESRYQIYIPGRFVCFSPERFVKIASGIISTNPMKGTIDAGIANAEQILLEDEKEINEHKATVALMSKELGAISKNVHVSRFRYIDRLNTNRKDLLQVSSEIAGELPADYRQHIGDIIFSLLPGGSITGTPKHEVLEILGEIEGVERGYYCGVAGYFDGEDLDSAVLIRFVEQDGNKFYFRSGGGITIDSVCKKEYQEVLNKVYLPFV, via the coding sequence ATGTTATACTCAAGCACTATACTTCTAAAAGATGATATGAATAAATTGGCTGCCTTGGGACAGCCTTTTTTCTTTGTTATTAATTATGAACAGACAGAAGGTTATATCGTGTCCGATCCGCTTTATCAGGACGAAATATTTTTCAAGTTTCCAGAAGCCGGGAGAAAACCTTTTTCTTTTTCCCCGACAGATACATATTTCAATATAATCCCCAATAATTTTGAAACATATAAGAAGAGATTCGATAAATTACAAACATATCTGATGCAGCAGAAAATATTTTTGGCAAATCTGACTGAAAGGACAGAAATTGAAACGGAACTTTCACTTGAAAATATTTTTGCTTTGAGTGAGTCTCGATATCAGATTTATATACCCGGCAGGTTTGTATGTTTTTCTCCTGAGCGCTTTGTCAAAATTGCCAGTGGAATAATTTCTACCAATCCCATGAAGGGGACAATTGATGCAGGTATTGCAAATGCAGAACAAATTCTGTTGGAGGATGAAAAGGAGATAAACGAACATAAGGCAACCGTAGCTTTAATGAGCAAAGAGCTGGGTGCGATCTCCAAAAATGTTCATGTGTCGCGCTTCAGGTACATTGATCGGTTGAATACAAACAGAAAGGATCTGTTGCAGGTCAGTTCGGAGATAGCAGGAGAGCTTCCGGCGGATTACAGGCAACATATAGGCGATATTATTTTCTCTCTTTTGCCCGGAGGCTCTATTACTGGAACGCCCAAACACGAAGTATTGGAGATATTGGGTGAGATAGAAGGAGTTGAAAGAGGCTATTATTGTGGAGTTGCCGGTTATTTTGATGGTGAAGATCTGGACTCGGCTGTTTTAATTCGCTTTGTTGAACAAGATGGTAATAAATTTTATTTTAGGAGTGGAGGGGGAATAACCATCGATAGTGTTTGTAAAAAAGAATATCAGGAAGTATTGAATAAAGTGTATCTGCCTTTTGTATGA
- a CDS encoding ABC transporter ATP-binding protein yields the protein MENIVEVSHLVKKYPVGNSFFTALNNINIAFNEGEFAGLVGPSGSGKTTLLNIIGTLDKSTEGSVTVLNKSVNNLTQVQAAQLRKHKIGFIFQSYNLLPVYTVFENVEFPLLLLNLSAEERKKRVLETIEWVGLSQKINSRPPQLSGGESQRVSVARAMVKRPQLVLADEPTANLDTENSHHILKTMKKLNEELKTCFLFATHDEKVISYLKRIIRLEDGQVVKDEKVMQ from the coding sequence ATGGAAAATATTGTTGAAGTTTCACATCTTGTTAAAAAATATCCGGTCGGGAACAGTTTTTTCACCGCGTTGAACAACATAAACATCGCTTTCAACGAAGGAGAATTTGCTGGGTTGGTGGGACCAAGCGGTTCGGGTAAAACCACCCTCCTTAACATTATCGGGACTTTAGACAAATCTACAGAAGGTAGTGTTACAGTCCTCAACAAGAGCGTGAATAACCTCACGCAAGTTCAAGCAGCTCAATTACGAAAACATAAAATTGGGTTTATCTTCCAAAGCTATAACTTATTACCCGTATACACTGTTTTTGAAAATGTTGAATTTCCTCTCCTTCTCCTCAACTTGTCTGCCGAAGAACGAAAAAAACGAGTGCTGGAAACGATTGAATGGGTAGGTTTAAGCCAAAAGATAAACTCCCGCCCACCGCAACTTTCGGGAGGCGAGTCGCAGCGTGTCTCTGTTGCCCGCGCCATGGTAAAGCGTCCTCAGCTGGTGCTTGCCGATGAACCTACTGCAAATCTGGATACAGAAAACTCGCACCACATTCTAAAAACAATGAAAAAACTTAATGAGGAGCTGAAAACTTGCTTTCTGTTTGCTACCCACGACGAAAAAGTAATAAGCTATCTCAAGCGAATTATCCGATTGGAAGACGGGCAGGTTGTAAAAGACGAGAAAGTAATGCAATGA
- a CDS encoding ABC transporter permease, with translation MKLFKLTIRNILANGLKTWLTVFVLSIAFMLIIFMQGMMQGWDRQAIYDTIKWEIAGGQYWSAAYDPYDPFTLDSAAALIPSELQSADKKGLLEPILIAIGTIFPSGRSMSVLIKGISPGQQLLALPATLLESQPDSEVIPAIIGTGMARQSGLKKGDEVILRWRDANGTFEAQDIQITGIFKTFVSSVDNGQIWISIESLQKMLLKPGNATIMIKSKNIKAEQIDGWAFKSDEELTQSLREMLQTKKVGQSIFYIIFLLLGLLAVFDTQTLGVFRRQREIGTFIALGMTKKEVVHLFTIEGAINAVLAILLGAIYGIPVCLYYAINGIPMPSGSSDFGITIPDKIYPFFSLNLIMVSIVFMIIITALVSYLPARKIARMNPADAIKGKVQ, from the coding sequence ATGAAATTATTCAAACTTACCATACGGAACATTTTGGCTAACGGATTGAAAACGTGGCTTACGGTTTTTGTCCTTTCCATCGCTTTTATGCTGATCATATTTATGCAGGGAATGATGCAAGGATGGGACCGGCAAGCTATATACGACACAATAAAATGGGAAATAGCAGGCGGACAGTATTGGAGCGCCGCATACGACCCTTACGACCCGTTCACTCTAGATAGTGCGGCAGCTCTAATTCCCTCGGAATTACAATCTGCGGATAAAAAAGGGCTGTTGGAACCCATATTAATTGCGATCGGTACAATTTTTCCTTCGGGTCGAAGTATGTCGGTGCTAATAAAAGGTATAAGTCCCGGACAGCAACTGCTGGCACTACCGGCTACTTTACTGGAAAGCCAACCTGACAGCGAAGTTATTCCGGCCATTATCGGCACAGGAATGGCACGGCAAAGCGGATTGAAAAAAGGCGATGAAGTGATTTTGCGCTGGCGCGATGCAAACGGCACCTTCGAAGCACAAGACATTCAAATTACAGGTATCTTCAAAACATTTGTTTCTTCTGTGGACAACGGACAGATATGGATCTCAATTGAATCACTCCAGAAAATGTTATTGAAACCAGGAAATGCAACAATAATGATAAAATCAAAAAATATAAAAGCAGAACAAATAGACGGGTGGGCCTTTAAAAGTGATGAGGAGCTTACTCAATCGCTGCGCGAAATGCTTCAAACAAAAAAAGTAGGCCAAAGTATTTTTTACATTATTTTTCTTCTGTTGGGCTTGCTTGCCGTTTTCGACACTCAAACACTTGGCGTTTTCAGGCGCCAACGCGAAATAGGAACGTTTATCGCCTTAGGGATGACCAAAAAAGAGGTCGTGCACCTTTTTACGATTGAAGGAGCCATCAATGCCGTATTGGCGATTTTGCTCGGCGCAATATACGGAATTCCGGTGTGTCTGTATTATGCCATCAACGGAATACCAATGCCTTCAGGATCGAGCGATTTCGGCATAACTATTCCGGATAAGATCTATCCTTTTTTTTCGCTTAACCTCATTATGGTATCTATTGTGTTTATGATAATAATAACAGCATTGGTAAGCTATCTCCCTGCAAGAAAAATTGCAAGGATGAACCCTGCAGATGCCATTAAAGGAAAAGTTCAATGA